In Streptomyces sp. SLBN-118, the following are encoded in one genomic region:
- a CDS encoding DUF5994 family protein encodes MTATIFPTPAVEDRTSSSLPLRLMLAPAGTAPALIDGAWWPRSRDLSAELPALTAVLDPLWGRITRVTVNPTFWPVIPRKLPVAGHVVHVGWFKAEQDPHKLLLLSYTSGRWDLLVIPPETSAATAARLMATATDPSRCLTASGLIQEAEFFRMAAEADWDSNRERVWDSEGGHEVRRVSSSSAGRAVSAHVPEPTEGV; translated from the coding sequence ATGACCGCGACCATTTTCCCTACGCCCGCGGTCGAAGACCGGACCTCTTCTTCGTTGCCGCTCCGACTCATGCTGGCGCCGGCCGGCACCGCTCCGGCCCTGATCGACGGTGCCTGGTGGCCCCGCTCCCGCGATCTGAGTGCGGAACTTCCCGCACTGACGGCCGTACTGGACCCGCTGTGGGGGCGGATCACCCGCGTCACCGTGAACCCCACGTTCTGGCCGGTCATCCCACGGAAGCTGCCCGTCGCCGGGCATGTGGTGCATGTCGGTTGGTTCAAGGCCGAGCAGGATCCCCACAAGCTGCTGCTGCTCTCCTACACGTCCGGCCGCTGGGACTTGCTGGTCATCCCACCGGAGACCAGCGCCGCCACGGCTGCCCGTCTGATGGCTACAGCGACCGATCCGTCGCGCTGTCTCACTGCGAGCGGCCTGATCCAAGAGGCCGAGTTCTTCCGGATGGCGGCCGAGGCCGACTGGGACTCGAACCGGGAGAGGGTCTGGGACTCCGAGGGCGGCCACGAAGTGCGCCGCGTGAGCTCATCTTCCGCTGGGCGAGCGGTGAGCGCTCACGTACCGGAGCCGACGGAGGGGGTGTAA
- a CDS encoding DUF5988 family protein, whose protein sequence is MATKAVLEGGPDDLPERIVPITPPGQELKIPHRGGYEHFKVTSRHQETPEGRLPVYDWWERTEIAE, encoded by the coding sequence ATGGCTACCAAGGCAGTCCTCGAGGGCGGCCCGGACGATCTGCCGGAGCGGATCGTCCCGATCACACCTCCCGGACAAGAGCTGAAGATCCCGCACCGCGGCGGATACGAGCACTTCAAGGTCACGTCGCGGCATCAGGAAACGCCCGAGGGACGGCTGCCCGTCTACGACTGGTGGGAACGGACGGAGATCGCCGAGTAG
- a CDS encoding MMPL family transporter, whose product MYQATAPVSTTARRATAVVTRVMLRATGPGRLPLSPERAARLDTRRPHRRGCQPRRLHRTPGVRPGLGRVRARHERSAHRRRRTGPGRYGHGPGRGRRTRLAGADSRRRLRHPARIYAGPGPAHGHRRPSARPAGHVDHPTRPQARGRGAAKDLDGTGARAYVTGTTAVHVAFRDVVVERLPWIVAVVVGAAFLLLLCVFRSLLVAVKAALLNLLSISAAYGVLVAVFQWGWGGRLFGVTESVPVESYVPMMMFAIVFGLSMDYEVFLLARIREAWLETGDNHDSVAGGLAATARVISCAAIVMTSVFLAFLLSTQVVIKMLALGLGVSVVIDATVVRLLLVPATMYLFGRANWWLPRWLDRLLPRLDPEGTTARSGQGAGA is encoded by the coding sequence ATGTACCAGGCGACCGCGCCCGTCAGCACGACGGCGAGAAGGGCGACCGCGGTGGTCACCAGGGTGATGCTGCGGGCGACGGGTCCCGGCCGGCTTCCTCTCAGTCCTGAGCGTGCCGCTCGCCTCGATACGCGTCGGCCACATCGACGCGGGTGCCAGCCCCGGCGGCTACACCGAACGCCAGGCGTACGACCTGGTCTCGGACGGGTTCGGGCCCGGCACGAACGGTCCGCTCACCGTCGTCGTCGCACCGGCCCGGGGCGCTACGGACACGGACCGGGTCGCGGCCGACGTACGCGCCTTGCTGGAGCGGACTCCCGGCGTCGTCTCCGTCACCCGGCCCGCATATACGCCGGACCGGGCCCTGCTCACGGCCACCGTCGTCCCTCAGCACGGCCCGCAGGACACGTCGACCACCCAACTCGTCCACAGGCTCGAGGACGAGGTGCTGCCAAGGACCTGGACGGCACCGGCGCGCGGGCGTACGTCACCGGCACCACCGCCGTCCACGTGGCCTTCCGCGATGTCGTGGTGGAGCGGCTGCCGTGGATCGTCGCGGTCGTCGTCGGTGCCGCGTTCCTGCTGTTGCTCTGCGTGTTCCGCAGCCTGCTCGTCGCCGTGAAGGCGGCCCTGCTGAACCTGCTGTCGATCAGCGCGGCCTACGGGGTCCTGGTCGCCGTCTTCCAATGGGGCTGGGGCGGGCGGCTGTTCGGCGTCACGGAATCCGTGCCCGTCGAGTCGTACGTCCCCATGATGATGTTCGCCATCGTCTTCGGGCTCTCCATGGACTACGAGGTCTTCCTGCTCGCACGGATCCGCGAGGCATGGCTGGAGACCGGCGACAACCATGACAGCGTGGCCGGCGGACTGGCCGCCACCGCCCGCGTCATCAGCTGCGCGGCGATCGTCATGACCAGTGTGTTCCTCGCCTTCCTGCTCTCCACCCAGGTGGTGATCAAGATGCTCGCGCTCGGGCTCGGTGTGAGCGTGGTGATCGACGCGACGGTGGTCCGGCTGCTGCTGGTGCCCGCCACCATGTACCTGTTCGGCCGGGCCAACTGGTGGCTGCCACGGTGGCTGGACCGGCTGCTGCCTCGCCTGGATCCGGAGGGGACGACGGCACGGTCCGGGCAGGGGGCGGGCGCATGA
- a CDS encoding alpha/beta fold hydrolase — protein MTTISVKAAPLREGLTLPYAEAGYPRGTPVVFVHAIADSWWSFEPLLRRLPASLHGYAPTQRGHGDADRPADGYRPEDFASDLVAFLDAAGIDRAILVGASSGGVPARIVAGSHPDRVAGLVLLGVPGTLADKPAATALQEKIEGLCDPVPRAFVEDLMSGMMARPVARGFLETMIEESLKVPAHVWKETMRGLLEADLRATLGGMLVPTLVVWGDQDAFLPRGDQQTILDAIHGSRLLTYEGVGHVVHWEQPERVIADLVAFATSTASAAAP, from the coding sequence ATGACCACCATCTCCGTCAAGGCCGCGCCTCTGCGGGAAGGGCTCACGCTCCCTTACGCCGAGGCGGGCTACCCCCGTGGCACTCCCGTCGTCTTCGTCCACGCCATCGCCGACTCCTGGTGGTCCTTCGAACCTCTCCTGAGGAGGCTCCCGGCATCCCTGCACGGCTACGCGCCCACTCAGCGCGGCCACGGGGACGCCGACCGTCCCGCCGACGGCTACCGGCCCGAGGACTTCGCCTCCGATCTCGTGGCCTTCCTCGACGCGGCCGGCATCGACCGCGCCATCCTCGTCGGGGCCTCCAGCGGCGGCGTGCCCGCCCGCATCGTGGCCGGCAGCCATCCCGACCGCGTTGCCGGGCTGGTGCTGCTCGGCGTCCCCGGCACGCTCGCGGACAAGCCCGCGGCGACCGCTCTGCAGGAGAAGATCGAAGGGCTCTGCGATCCCGTCCCGCGGGCGTTCGTCGAGGACCTGATGTCCGGCATGATGGCCCGGCCGGTGGCCAGGGGCTTCCTCGAGACCATGATTGAGGAGAGCCTGAAAGTCCCGGCCCACGTCTGGAAAGAGACGATGCGCGGGCTGCTCGAAGCCGATCTCCGGGCCACACTCGGGGGCATGCTGGTGCCGACGCTCGTCGTCTGGGGCGACCAGGACGCTTTCCTGCCGCGCGGCGACCAGCAGACCATCCTCGACGCCATCCACGGCTCGCGTCTGCTCACCTACGAGGGCGTGGGCCATGTCGTCCACTGGGAACAGCCCGAACGCGTCATCGCCGACCTGGTCGCCTTCGCCACCAGCACGGCGTCGGCCGCCGCCCCGTGA
- a CDS encoding DUF2993 domain-containing protein — MRRRTWIALAVAGVLVAVPVCGELLARSVLEGRIEAAAARALDGEVDIDLASRPALLQLGDRHLPFVELDGDHVRLGRVPDAEVHARLDDVRFAGGAPDGATVGSARATVVIPVSAVAQMAGDLGGMPVTEVRTDPGTDTLTLVVGRAGIGSLTLRPRIRDGRVEMTVASAAIMGRPAPDRMTDRIGDSLARRDEGRDYPLGLEATSLEVRADGIQVHLTAGSPSVLPPREGPQ, encoded by the coding sequence ATGAGGCGCCGGACATGGATCGCCCTGGCCGTGGCCGGAGTTCTCGTCGCGGTGCCGGTGTGCGGCGAACTCCTCGCACGGTCCGTCCTTGAGGGCCGCATCGAGGCGGCGGCGGCCCGGGCTCTGGACGGAGAGGTCGACATCGACCTCGCGTCCAGACCCGCGCTCCTCCAACTCGGCGACAGGCACCTGCCGTTCGTCGAGCTGGACGGCGACCATGTACGACTCGGCCGGGTACCGGACGCCGAAGTCCACGCGCGCCTGGACGACGTACGTTTCGCCGGTGGCGCTCCGGACGGCGCCACCGTGGGCTCTGCCCGCGCGACGGTGGTGATCCCGGTGAGCGCGGTCGCGCAGATGGCGGGAGACCTCGGCGGAATGCCGGTCACGGAGGTACGGACGGATCCCGGAACGGACACGCTCACCCTTGTCGTCGGCCGCGCGGGAATCGGCAGCCTGACGCTTCGGCCCCGGATCCGGGACGGCCGCGTCGAGATGACGGTCGCGTCGGCGGCCATCATGGGCAGGCCCGCCCCCGACCGGATGACCGACCGCATCGGCGACTCCCTCGCCCGCCGGGACGAGGGCCGCGACTACCCGCTGGGCCTCGAAGCGACGTCCCTCGAGGTCCGGGCGGACGGAATCCAGGTGCACCTGACGGCGGGCAGCCCGTCCGTACTGCCGCCGCGTGAGGGACCGCAGTGA
- a CDS encoding DUF5994 family protein: MTSDFSTPTTHLLLLADTSDQPMVPGAAVLRMETTSSRVGLFDGAWWPRSRDIGAQLPGLITALIAQVGPIARVGLDASAWDRAPGHLVIDDRMVRIDWSAVDDHTMLITRGPQDHFSFLVIPLEADADAAHAAMTMAIQDGNCTSAEQILADTGILPA, from the coding sequence ATGACTTCCGACTTCAGCACTCCGACGACTCATCTCCTGCTCCTCGCGGACACGAGCGATCAGCCGATGGTTCCCGGTGCGGCTGTGCTGAGGATGGAGACCACCTCCAGCCGTGTGGGGCTGTTCGACGGAGCCTGGTGGCCACGCTCCCGCGACATCGGGGCTCAGTTGCCGGGCCTGATCACCGCCCTCATCGCCCAGGTGGGCCCCATCGCACGCGTCGGCTTGGACGCAAGCGCCTGGGACCGCGCTCCGGGCCACCTGGTCATCGATGACCGCATGGTCCGTATCGACTGGTCCGCGGTCGACGACCACACAATGCTCATCACTCGGGGACCTCAGGATCATTTCTCCTTCCTGGTGATCCCACTCGAGGCAGACGCGGATGCCGCGCACGCCGCGATGACCATGGCCATACAGGACGGCAACTGCACATCGGCGGAACAGATCCTCGCCGACACCGGCATCCTTCCCGCCTAG